The DNA segment TAGAACTCTATCACTCCCCCCTGGAGGGGGAGTCGCAGAAGCCGAGCCGGATGGCGAAGGCTGATGCGGTGGGGGGGCCAGTCCCCGACCCCTCAAACGAAGGCTGATGCGATGGTGGGCAAATCCGTTCTACTCCTCCCGCAGAAGCTCCAGGAAGCCTTGCAGTTCCTCGGGCAGCGGGGAGGAAAACGCCAGGGGGGTCAGGTGCCGGGGGTGGTGGAATCCCAGGTTGGCTGCGTGCAGGAAGTTACGTCCCAGCCGCGGCAGGGGGCGTTCCGGTTCGCCGGCGAGAACACGGGAAGGGGCTCCATAGAGGGTGTCCCCGACCACGGGGTGCTTTTCCGAGCTGAGATGGACCCGGATTTGGTGAGTCCGGCCGGTCTTGAGATTCAATTCCAGAAGGGTGAGCTTGGGAAGCCTCTCCAGGACCCGATAGGCGGTGTGGGCTTGCCGTGCCTGCCGGGTCCGGGTAGTCATCCGGATGCGTCGGATCCGGTCCCGGCCGATGGCGCTCCGGATCTCGCCCGTTTCCCTTTGAACCACGCCGTGAACCAGGGCGACGTATTTCTTGGTCACCTGCCGTGTCTGGAACTGCCGAGCCAGCCGGTGATGGCTGAAATCGTTCCTGGCGATGACCATTAACCCCGAGGTCTGCTTGTCGAGACGGTGCACGATGCCGGGCCGCTCTCCGCCTCCCGCCTCGGAAAGTGAGCGAAACCGGTGGAGCAGGGCGTTGACCAGGGTGCCGGTCCGTACTCCGGCTCCCTGATGGACAACCATACCGGCCCGCTTGTTGACCACGGCCAGATCGTCATCCTCGTAGACGATTTCCAGAGGGATGGGTTCCGCCTCCAATC comes from the Acidobacteriota bacterium genome and includes:
- a CDS encoding RluA family pseudouridine synthase, which produces MSRPILSNPELKLVPRPGDRGIRLDRFLQDHLPDRSRARIQALIQAGHVRIEGSACKASYRIKGGENIRIRLVPPGPTRLEAEPIPLEIVYEDDDLAVVNKRAGMVVHQGAGVRTGTLVNALLHRFRSLSEAGGGERPGIVHRLDKQTSGLMVIARNDFSHHRLARQFQTRQVTKKYVALVHGVVQRETGEIRSAIGRDRIRRIRMTTRTRQARQAHTAYRVLERLPKLTLLELNLKTGRTHQIRVHLSSEKHPVVGDTLYGAPSRVLAGEPERPLPRLGRNFLHAANLGFHHPRHLTPLAFSSPLPEELQGFLELLREE